In Rhodobacter xanthinilyticus, a single window of DNA contains:
- a CDS encoding amine dehydrogenase large subunit: MSDPTFPRRALRPLILALPLGLALLAPALAEEFTPEVVTTKETIDPGANVFVSQQQWIGAGSIAVFDQETLKLKELLPTGAMSLMLISPDGKTAWAQSSFMKRITYGPNEMVLTSYDIPTGKIGPEVVLPPKAAMALGYSSLLKVTADGKFILVQNATPASSVTVVDLAKGTVAQELPTPGCWGIYPAPEGAKFSTICGDGSFASYTLSEDGASAEKAASAPVFDPEADPIFIQEARIGDTLYFVTYGGKLIGVSDKGAAPEKVSEADFVAGTEGAWAPGGYNLLTANAEKGVLFVTMHPGAYDGSHKLASKEIWAIEAASGKVLAKSEAEGLGSISVTPGAEPALFATTEEGHLYKFTMDGDYKLTKAGEAGLAGFAMHVAVVE, encoded by the coding sequence GTGTCTGATCCGACCTTCCCCCGCCGCGCCTTGCGGCCCCTGATCCTCGCGCTGCCGCTCGGCCTCGCGCTGCTGGCCCCGGCGCTCGCCGAGGAGTTCACCCCCGAAGTCGTCACCACCAAGGAGACCATCGACCCCGGCGCGAATGTCTTTGTCTCGCAGCAACAATGGATCGGCGCCGGCTCGATCGCGGTTTTCGATCAGGAAACGCTCAAGCTCAAGGAGCTGTTGCCGACCGGCGCGATGAGCCTGATGCTGATCTCGCCCGACGGCAAGACCGCCTGGGCGCAGAGCTCGTTCATGAAGCGCATCACCTATGGCCCGAACGAGATGGTGCTGACCTCCTATGACATCCCGACCGGCAAGATCGGCCCGGAGGTCGTCTTGCCGCCGAAGGCCGCGATGGCGCTGGGCTATTCGTCGCTCCTCAAGGTCACCGCGGATGGCAAGTTCATCCTCGTGCAGAACGCCACGCCCGCCTCCTCGGTGACGGTGGTCGATCTGGCCAAGGGGACGGTCGCGCAGGAGCTGCCGACGCCCGGTTGCTGGGGGATCTACCCCGCGCCCGAGGGGGCGAAATTCTCGACGATCTGCGGCGATGGCTCGTTTGCGAGCTACACGCTCTCCGAAGATGGCGCGAGCGCCGAGAAGGCCGCGAGCGCGCCGGTCTTCGACCCCGAGGCCGACCCGATCTTCATCCAGGAGGCCCGGATCGGCGACACGCTCTATTTCGTGACCTATGGCGGCAAGCTGATCGGGGTCTCGGACAAGGGCGCGGCGCCCGAGAAGGTCTCCGAGGCCGATTTCGTCGCGGGCACCGAGGGGGCCTGGGCGCCGGGCGGCTATAACCTGCTCACCGCCAATGCCGAGAAGGGCGTCCTTTTCGTGACCATGCATCCGGGCGCCTATGACGGCAGCCACAAGCTCGCCTCGAAGGAGATCTGGGCGATCGAGGCGGCCTCGGGCAAGGTCTTGGCGAAATCGGAGGCAGAGGGGCTCGGCTCGATCTCGGTGACGCCGGGGGCGGAGCCGGCGCTCTTTGCCACGACCGAGGAGGGCCATCTCTACAAGTTCACCATGGATGGCGATTACAAGCTGACCAAGGCGGGCGAGGCGGGGCTTGCGGGCTTTGCCATGCATGTCGCGGTGGTCGAATGA
- a CDS encoding helix-turn-helix domain-containing protein: MTPIPAPHRLSSHRYADSSEQERGLIGWEQRYAQCDPGPYAGRIDRLELPGLAISRESVACAVEQSTAPPAGRVIFCQTLVPAGPWRFNAQSCMAGLTGFIRGGEEHLAVLPAGAEVLMVEADTELLARDLGEPPRSLLLETAFLALPEAAEIRALAEWFALLLREPAPMSALIPDLMLYNLGRLWGRTRREARALAPACRADYRIFRRAEALARDGALETPTVSALAAALDLEVPALRRAFLNTTGLGPTDWLRRYRLDGARRALLAAPPERTVTEIAMAWGFTHLGRFSAAYGAQFGESPSATRKRARP; encoded by the coding sequence ATGACCCCGATTCCCGCGCCCCATCGCCTGAGCTCCCACCGCTACGCCGACAGCTCCGAACAGGAGCGCGGCCTGATCGGCTGGGAGCAACGCTATGCCCAATGCGACCCGGGCCCCTATGCCGGGCGCATCGACCGGCTGGAGCTGCCCGGCCTCGCGATCTCGCGCGAAAGCGTCGCCTGCGCGGTCGAGCAAAGCACCGCCCCCCCCGCGGGCCGGGTGATCTTCTGCCAGACGCTGGTGCCCGCCGGCCCCTGGCGGTTCAACGCGCAAAGCTGCATGGCGGGGCTGACCGGCTTCATCCGCGGCGGCGAGGAACATCTCGCGGTCCTGCCCGCCGGCGCCGAGGTGCTGATGGTCGAGGCCGATACCGAGCTGCTCGCCCGCGATCTGGGCGAGCCGCCGCGCAGCCTCCTGCTCGAAACCGCCTTCCTCGCCCTGCCCGAAGCCGCCGAGATCCGCGCGCTCGCCGAATGGTTCGCGCTCTTGCTGCGCGAACCCGCCCCGATGAGCGCCCTGATCCCCGATCTGATGCTCTATAACCTCGGCCGGCTCTGGGGCCGCACCCGGCGCGAGGCGCGCGCCCTCGCCCCCGCCTGCCGCGCCGATTACCGCATCTTCCGCCGCGCCGAGGCGCTCGCCCGCGACGGCGCGCTCGAAACCCCGACCGTCTCCGCCCTCGCCGCCGCCCTCGACCTCGAAGTGCCCGCCCTGCGCCGCGCCTTTCTCAACACGACCGGCCTCGGCCCCACCGACTGGCTGCGCCGCTACCGCCTCGACGGCGCGCGCCGCGCCCTGCTCGCCGCCCCCCCCGAACGCACCGTGACCGAAATCGCCATGGCCTGGGGCTTCACCCATCTGGGGCGCTTCTCGGCCGCCTATGGCGCCCAATTCGGCGAAAGCCCCTCGGCCACGCGCAAACGCGCCCGCCCCTGA
- a CDS encoding sulfite exporter TauE/SafE family protein, which yields MDLSTLAPLVAILMAVGVFAGVLAGLLGVGGGIVLVPAYFYLFSGLGYGSEDLMQICVATSLATIIVTSARSVMAHHRKGAVDWTILRQWAPPIAVGAVVGVLVVAQLHTRSLQIIFGGMLISIALYMIFGKASWRISDHLPGRGFRLSFGPVMGFISVLLGIGGGSIGTPMLTLHGVPIHRAVATSAGFGVTIALPSAVGFLLTPVAAAPPWTLGAVNIPAFLITIAMTTLSAPWGAALAHRLDARLLKRVFAGFLLLVALNMLRKALM from the coding sequence ATGGATCTGAGCACGCTGGCGCCGCTTGTGGCGATCTTGATGGCGGTGGGGGTGTTCGCGGGGGTGCTTGCGGGGCTCTTGGGCGTTGGCGGCGGGATCGTTCTGGTGCCGGCCTATTTCTATCTCTTCTCCGGGCTCGGCTATGGGTCGGAGGATCTGATGCAGATCTGCGTGGCGACCTCGCTCGCGACGATCATCGTCACTTCGGCGCGTTCGGTGATGGCGCATCACCGCAAGGGGGCGGTCGACTGGACGATCTTGCGGCAATGGGCGCCGCCGATCGCGGTCGGAGCGGTGGTGGGGGTGCTCGTGGTGGCGCAGCTCCATACCCGCAGCTTGCAGATCATCTTCGGGGGGATGCTGATCTCGATCGCGCTTTACATGATCTTCGGCAAGGCGAGCTGGCGGATTTCGGATCATCTGCCGGGGCGGGGGTTTCGGCTTTCGTTCGGGCCGGTGATGGGGTTCATCTCGGTGCTGTTGGGGATCGGCGGGGGCTCGATCGGCACGCCGATGCTGACGCTGCATGGGGTGCCGATCCACCGGGCGGTGGCGACCTCGGCGGGGTTCGGGGTCACGATCGCGCTGCCCTCGGCGGTGGGGTTTCTGCTCACGCCGGTGGCGGCGGCGCCGCCCTGGACGTTGGGGGCGGTGAATATCCCGGCGTTCTTGATCACCATCGCGATGACCACGCTCAGCGCGCCCTGGGGTGCGGCGCTCGCGCATCGGCTCGATGCGAGGCTTCTCAAGCGGGTGTTTGCGGGGTTTCTGTTGCTGGTGGCGCTCAACATGTTGCGCAAGGCGCTGATGTGA
- the dusA gene encoding tRNA dihydrouridine(20/20a) synthase DusA has product MTLQTRAAARLSVAPMMDWTDRHCRVFHRLISREALLYTEMVTAPAVIHGDRDRLLGFSPAEHPVALQLGGSDPAELGAATRIAAEWGYDEINLNCGCPSDRVQSGAFGAVLMKSPDLVAECVAEMIAASPVEVTVKCRIGVDEQEPEEILPRFLETVAAAGVRRFTIHARKAWLQGLSPKDNREIPPLDHPLVHRMKAAFPELHLSLNGGIASLAAAEAELAAGLDGVMVGRAAYHEPMNILGAADMRIFGAGAEADPFAVARALLPYIEAHLVAGGRLHQISRHILGLFHGRPGARLWRRVLSEGACREGAGVELVEKALAEVEAAR; this is encoded by the coding sequence ATGACATTGCAAACCCGCGCCGCCGCGCGCCTCTCCGTCGCACCCATGATGGACTGGACCGACCGTCATTGCCGGGTCTTCCATCGGCTGATCTCGCGCGAGGCGCTGCTTTACACCGAGATGGTCACCGCGCCGGCGGTGATCCATGGCGATCGCGACCGGCTTTTGGGGTTCTCGCCCGCGGAGCACCCGGTCGCGCTCCAGCTTGGCGGTTCGGACCCGGCCGAGCTCGGCGCGGCGACGCGGATCGCGGCCGAGTGGGGCTATGACGAGATCAACCTCAACTGCGGCTGCCCCTCGGACCGGGTGCAATCGGGGGCCTTTGGCGCGGTGTTGATGAAAAGCCCCGATCTGGTGGCGGAGTGCGTGGCCGAGATGATCGCGGCGAGCCCGGTCGAGGTGACGGTGAAATGCCGCATCGGCGTCGATGAGCAGGAGCCCGAGGAGATCTTGCCGCGGTTTCTCGAGACGGTGGCGGCGGCGGGGGTCAGACGCTTCACGATCCATGCCCGCAAGGCCTGGTTGCAGGGGCTCTCGCCGAAGGACAACCGCGAGATCCCGCCGCTCGATCACCCGCTCGTGCACCGCATGAAAGCGGCCTTCCCGGAGCTGCATCTGTCGCTCAATGGCGGGATCGCGAGCCTCGCGGCGGCCGAGGCGGAATTGGCGGCGGGGCTTGACGGGGTGATGGTCGGGCGCGCGGCCTATCATGAGCCGATGAACATCCTCGGCGCGGCCGATATGCGGATCTTTGGCGCGGGCGCCGAGGCCGACCCGTTTGCGGTGGCGCGCGCGCTTTTGCCCTATATCGAGGCCCATCTCGTCGCGGGTGGGCGGCTTCATCAGATCTCCCGGCATATCCTCGGGCTCTTTCATGGCCGGCCCGGCGCGCGGCTGTGGCGGCGGGTGCTCTCCGAGGGGGCCTGCCGCGAGGGGGCGGGGGTCGAGCTTGTCGAGAAGGCGCTGGCCGAGGTCGAGGCGGCGCGGTAA
- a CDS encoding DUF2177 family protein, translating into MPSYAALYALTAVAFLGLDMIGIRLLIRPVFERHVGHLLADPLRLGPAALFYLAYVAGLLWFVSVPALKAGAPLQALVGGMVLGLLCYGTYEMTNYATLEDWSVRQVVIDGLWGTVLTGFAAWVGVAALTGKLA; encoded by the coding sequence ATGCCCAGCTATGCCGCCCTTTACGCCCTCACCGCCGTCGCCTTTCTGGGGCTCGACATGATCGGGATCCGGCTTCTGATCCGGCCGGTCTTCGAGCGCCATGTCGGGCATCTGCTCGCCGATCCGCTGCGGCTCGGGCCGGCGGCGCTCTTTTATCTGGCCTATGTGGCGGGGCTGTTGTGGTTCGTCTCGGTGCCGGCGCTGAAGGCGGGGGCGCCGCTGCAGGCGCTCGTCGGGGGGATGGTGCTCGGGCTTTTGTGCTACGGCACCTATGAGATGACGAATTACGCGACACTCGAGGATTGGTCGGTGCGGCAGGTGGTGATCGACGGGCTGTGGGGGACGGTGCTCACGGGCTTTGCCGCCTGGGTCGGGGTGGCCGCGCTCACGGGCAAGCTCGCCTGA
- the folE gene encoding GTP cyclohydrolase I yields the protein MLDRSLSDRTPPAEAQDSLPVSERIRARLTESGQRFHANDNISAVLREGELDALRAEVAARMQGVLSALVIDTASDHNTAETAKRVAKMFVDEVFGGRYRPAPELTTFPNVTRLNELMIVGPITVRSACSHHLCPIMGRVWIGVLPNAGSELIGLSKYARLTEWIMARPQIQEEAVVMLADELEARIRPDGLAVVMEADHFCMHWRGVKDSQSVMTNSVMRGAFRTDAELRREFLSLRRDA from the coding sequence ATGCTGGACCGTTCCCTGAGCGATCGGACGCCGCCTGCCGAGGCTCAAGACAGCCTGCCGGTCTCGGAGCGGATCCGGGCGCGGCTGACCGAGAGCGGGCAGCGCTTTCATGCCAATGACAATATCTCCGCGGTGCTGCGCGAGGGCGAGCTCGACGCGCTGCGCGCCGAGGTGGCGGCGCGGATGCAGGGCGTGCTCAGCGCGCTGGTGATCGACACGGCGTCCGACCACAACACCGCCGAAACCGCGAAACGGGTGGCGAAGATGTTTGTCGACGAGGTGTTTGGCGGGCGCTATCGCCCGGCGCCCGAGCTGACCACCTTCCCCAATGTCACCCGCCTCAACGAGCTGATGATCGTCGGCCCGATCACCGTGCGCAGCGCCTGTTCGCATCATCTGTGCCCGATCATGGGCCGGGTCTGGATCGGGGTTCTGCCCAATGCCGGCTCCGAGCTGATCGGGCTGTCGAAATATGCCCGGCTGACCGAATGGATCATGGCGCGCCCGCAGATCCAGGAGGAGGCGGTGGTGATGCTGGCCGATGAGCTCGAGGCGCGGATCCGCCCCGACGGGCTTGCGGTGGTGATGGAGGCCGATCACTTCTGCATGCATTGGCGCGGGGTGAAGGACAGCCAATCGGTGATGACCAATTCGGTGATGCGCGGCGCGTTCCGCACCGATGCGGAGCTGCGCCGCGAATTCCTGAGCCTGCGCCGCGACGCGTGA
- a CDS encoding TAXI family TRAP transporter solute-binding subunit: protein MKHQKIFTGVALALGLTAAAAGAQQMSFFRIGTGGTAGTYYPIGGLLANAISNPPGSRGCDEGGSCGVPGLIASALSANGSVANINAIAGGSLESGFSQSDVATWAYTGTGLWEGNPPVEKLRAIANLYPESIHLVASAEAGISSVADLKGKRVSLDEPGSGTLVDAKIILEGYGLAEGDIKPEYLKPDQAADRMRDGAMDAFFFVGGYPAGAISELASQHAVKLIPISCEEAPKICEDFKFFSADTVPGGTYEGNPDDVKTLSVGAQWVTSADQPEELIYEITKALWNDATRKQLDAGHAKGKMITKESALNGIGIPLHPGAEKFYKEAGLLK, encoded by the coding sequence ATGAAGCATCAAAAGATTTTCACCGGCGTCGCCCTGGCGCTTGGCCTCACGGCCGCCGCGGCCGGCGCCCAACAGATGTCGTTCTTCCGGATCGGCACCGGCGGCACCGCGGGCACCTATTACCCGATCGGCGGCCTTCTGGCCAATGCGATCTCCAACCCGCCCGGCTCGCGCGGCTGCGATGAGGGCGGCTCGTGCGGCGTGCCCGGGCTGATCGCCTCGGCGCTCTCGGCCAATGGCTCGGTCGCCAATATCAACGCCATCGCCGGCGGCTCGCTGGAATCGGGCTTCTCGCAATCGGACGTGGCAACCTGGGCCTATACCGGCACCGGCCTGTGGGAGGGCAACCCGCCCGTCGAGAAACTGCGCGCGATCGCCAATCTCTACCCCGAGAGCATCCACCTCGTCGCCAGCGCCGAAGCCGGCATCTCGAGCGTGGCCGATCTCAAGGGCAAGCGCGTCTCGCTCGATGAGCCGGGCTCGGGCACGCTCGTCGATGCCAAGATCATCCTCGAGGGCTATGGCCTCGCCGAGGGCGATATCAAACCCGAATATCTCAAGCCCGATCAGGCCGCCGACCGGATGCGCGACGGCGCGATGGATGCGTTCTTCTTCGTCGGCGGCTATCCGGCCGGCGCGATCTCGGAGCTTGCCAGCCAACATGCCGTCAAGCTGATCCCGATCAGCTGCGAGGAAGCCCCGAAGATCTGCGAGGATTTCAAGTTCTTCTCCGCCGATACCGTGCCGGGCGGCACCTATGAGGGCAACCCCGACGACGTGAAGACCCTCTCGGTCGGCGCGCAATGGGTGACGAGCGCCGATCAGCCCGAAGAGCTGATCTACGAGATCACCAAGGCGCTGTGGAACGACGCCACCCGCAAGCAGCTCGACGCGGGCCATGCCAAGGGCAAGATGATCACCAAGGAGAGCGCGCTCAACGGCATCGGCATCCCGCTGCATCCGGGCGCCGAGAAGTTCTACAAGGAAGCCGGCCTTCTGAAATAA
- a CDS encoding TRAP transporter permease, whose protein sequence is MTEKSPPAGDHDEIRHLSADELQAIEEEFDPELRFRVLAWPLAIAASVILFALSCYHYYTAGFGIPQATVHRGLHLGVTLMVVFLSFAAFGRKEVAPSWRAPFGMPLLDWALALAGVVSALYVPWIYDALAFRVGNPLPIDIVMGTVLIGVLLEAVRRSMGWPLPVIAILFMAYAYFGKSMPGILVHPGASWSNIVNHLYLTSQGIYGTALGVIATYVFHFVLFGVMATRIGLGQLFIDVASALAGRYAGGPAKVSVLSSALLGSISGSSIANTVTTGALTIPAMIRIGYPRHFAAAVEAAASTGGQITPPVMGAVAFLMIEYLGVPLTTILTAALVPAFMHFFGVLVQVHLEARRLGLRGLSPAELPNAWKVLKAGWLSVLPLAILVAVLLSGRTPFAAAFWSITACIAVLAIQQIRAGGLGAGLRATAHGVFEGFILGAKQSLSVTAAAALVGVVIGVVTLTGVGFKIAYMVTSIAQGWAVSAHDLLTVLPFELMTVPTLTLLFTLILTAVVCILMGCGIPTTANYIIMVAVAAPILGLLGVQPLVAHYFVFYYGVLADVTPPVAMAAYAGAGIAGANAFKAGNTAFRLSMGKALVPFVFAFQPALLIVTDGFTWEAFALAFSGAALGIWVLASAVSSWLFAPLHWYERAVLVLAALLLVAPNLTATAVGLGLVAPIAARQLLFKGKGPGAAPA, encoded by the coding sequence ATGACCGAGAAGAGCCCGCCCGCCGGCGACCATGATGAGATCCGCCACCTGAGCGCCGATGAGCTGCAGGCGATCGAGGAAGAATTCGACCCCGAGCTGCGCTTTCGGGTGCTGGCCTGGCCGCTCGCGATCGCGGCCTCGGTGATCCTCTTCGCGCTCTCCTGCTATCATTATTACACCGCCGGCTTCGGCATCCCGCAGGCGACGGTGCACCGCGGGCTGCATCTGGGCGTCACGCTGATGGTGGTGTTTCTCAGCTTCGCGGCCTTCGGGCGCAAGGAAGTCGCGCCGAGCTGGCGCGCGCCCTTCGGGATGCCGCTCCTGGACTGGGCGCTCGCGCTCGCCGGCGTGGTCAGCGCGCTCTATGTGCCCTGGATCTATGACGCGCTGGCCTTCCGCGTCGGCAACCCGCTGCCGATCGATATCGTCATGGGCACGGTGCTGATCGGGGTGCTGCTCGAGGCGGTGCGCCGCTCGATGGGCTGGCCGCTGCCGGTGATCGCGATCCTGTTCATGGCCTATGCCTATTTCGGCAAATCCATGCCCGGCATCCTCGTCCACCCGGGTGCGAGCTGGTCCAATATCGTCAACCACCTCTACCTGACCTCGCAAGGCATCTACGGCACCGCGCTGGGCGTGATCGCGACCTATGTGTTCCATTTCGTGCTCTTTGGCGTGATGGCGACCCGCATTGGCCTCGGCCAGCTCTTCATAGATGTCGCCTCGGCGCTGGCCGGGCGCTATGCGGGCGGGCCCGCCAAGGTCTCGGTGCTCTCCTCGGCGCTACTGGGCTCGATCTCGGGCTCCTCGATCGCCAATACCGTGACCACCGGCGCGCTGACCATCCCGGCGATGATCCGCATCGGCTACCCGCGCCATTTCGCCGCCGCCGTCGAGGCTGCGGCCTCCACCGGCGGGCAGATCACGCCGCCGGTGATGGGCGCGGTGGCCTTCCTGATGATCGAATATCTCGGCGTGCCGCTCACCACGATCCTGACCGCGGCGCTGGTGCCGGCCTTCATGCATTTCTTCGGCGTGCTGGTGCAGGTCCATCTCGAGGCGCGCCGGCTCGGGCTGCGCGGGCTCTCGCCGGCCGAGCTGCCCAACGCCTGGAAAGTGCTGAAGGCGGGCTGGCTCTCGGTCCTGCCGCTCGCGATCCTCGTCGCGGTGCTGCTCTCCGGGCGCACCCCCTTCGCGGCGGCCTTCTGGTCGATCACCGCCTGTATCGCGGTCCTCGCGATCCAGCAGATCCGCGCGGGCGGCCTCGGCGCGGGCCTCAGGGCCACCGCGCATGGCGTCTTCGAGGGCTTCATCCTCGGCGCCAAGCAATCGCTCTCGGTGACCGCCGCGGCCGCGCTCGTGGGCGTGGTGATCGGCGTCGTGACGCTGACCGGCGTCGGCTTCAAGATCGCCTATATGGTGACCTCGATCGCACAGGGCTGGGCGGTCTCGGCCCATGATCTGCTCACTGTCCTGCCCTTCGAGCTGATGACCGTGCCCACGCTCACGCTGCTTTTCACGCTGATCCTGACGGCGGTGGTCTGCATCCTGATGGGCTGCGGCATCCCGACCACGGCGAATTATATCATCATGGTCGCGGTGGCGGCGCCGATCCTCGGCCTGCTCGGCGTGCAACCGCTCGTGGCGCATTACTTCGTCTTCTACTACGGGGTGCTCGCCGATGTGACGCCCCCCGTCGCCATGGCCGCCTATGCCGGCGCGGGCATCGCGGGCGCCAATGCCTTCAAGGCCGGCAACACGGCCTTCCGCCTGTCGATGGGCAAGGCGCTGGTGCCCTTCGTCTTCGCCTTCCAGCCCGCGCTCCTGATCGTCACCGATGGCTTCACCTGGGAGGCCTTCGCGCTGGCCTTCTCGGGCGCGGCGCTCGGCATCTGGGTGCTGGCCTCGGCGGTCTCGAGCTGGCTCTTCGCGCCGCTGCACTGGTATGAACGCGCGGTCCTCGTCCTGGCCGCGCTCCTGCTCGTCGCGCCGAACCTGACCGCCACCGCCGTGGGCCTCGGCCTCGTCGCCCCGATCGCGGCGCGCCAGCTCCTCTTCAAGGGCAAGGGCCCCGGCGCCGCCCCCGCCTGA
- a CDS encoding GlxA family transcriptional regulator — MSSEESATAAVVPMGAAFFPVAPGAVTRKYAFILVPGFTLLAFSSAVEPLRIANQLSQQPLYQWRLMSEGGAAVASSSGISVCVDGALAPLGRDTRAFVCAGNPPQAAAAAPVVALLQRHARFGGAVGGICTGAVALAAGGLIGGREFTLHWENQPAFCEDYPELSPSAKKFEISGGVMTCGGGAASTDMMLQLIAEDHGAEFSAMVSEMCLRKVMVGVEQEQRSSLSVLIRSRNPGLLRIVGLMNAHIEDPLTLEDLAQAAGYSRRHIERMFLSVLGETPGDYYRGLRLDRGRSLLSTTDMELLEVATACGFGSVAHFSKSFKARFGMAPTKYNRRLVRGGRRGG; from the coding sequence ATGTCGAGCGAGGAGTCCGCCACCGCCGCGGTCGTGCCGATGGGCGCGGCCTTCTTCCCGGTGGCGCCGGGGGCGGTGACGCGCAAATATGCCTTCATCCTGGTGCCGGGGTTCACGCTTTTGGCGTTTTCCTCGGCGGTCGAGCCGCTTCGGATCGCCAATCAGCTCTCCCAGCAGCCGCTTTACCAATGGCGTCTGATGTCGGAGGGGGGCGCGGCGGTGGCCTCGTCTTCGGGGATTTCGGTCTGTGTCGACGGGGCGCTCGCGCCTTTGGGGCGCGATACGCGGGCCTTCGTCTGTGCGGGCAACCCGCCGCAGGCCGCGGCGGCGGCGCCGGTGGTGGCGCTCTTGCAGCGTCATGCGCGCTTTGGCGGCGCGGTTGGCGGGATCTGCACCGGGGCGGTGGCGCTGGCGGCCGGCGGGCTGATCGGGGGGCGCGAGTTCACGCTGCATTGGGAGAACCAGCCCGCCTTTTGCGAGGATTACCCCGAGCTCAGCCCATCGGCGAAGAAATTCGAGATTTCGGGCGGGGTGATGACCTGCGGCGGCGGGGCGGCCTCGACCGACATGATGCTCCAGCTCATTGCCGAGGACCATGGCGCGGAGTTTTCGGCGATGGTGTCGGAGATGTGTCTGCGCAAGGTGATGGTGGGGGTCGAGCAGGAGCAGCGCAGTTCGCTCTCGGTGTTGATCCGCTCGCGCAACCCGGGGTTGTTGCGGATCGTCGGGCTGATGAACGCCCATATCGAGGATCCGCTCACGCTCGAGGATCTGGCGCAGGCGGCGGGCTATTCGCGCCGGCATATCGAGCGGATGTTCCTCTCGGTTCTGGGCGAGACGCCGGGGGATTATTACCGGGGGCTGCGGCTCGACCGGGGGCGGAGCCTGTTGTCGACGACGGATATGGAGCTTCTGGAGGTGGCGACGGCCTGCGGCTTTGGGTCGGTCGCGCATTTCTCCAAGAGCTTCAAGGCGCGGTTCGGGATGGCGCCGACGAAGTACAACCGCCGGCTTGTGCGCGGCGGGCGCCGGGGGGGCTGA
- a CDS encoding amidohydrolase family protein, with the protein MLDLLVRGGTLPDGRVADIAIQGDRIVEIAPRIEAEAVRVIEAAGDLVSPPFVDPHFHLDATLSYGLPRVNASGTLLEGISLWGELRDLATVEEMVARALAYCDWAASMGLLAIRSHVDTTPDHLNTVAAMLEVREKVKDYIDLQLVAFPQDGLYRAPNGRANLLRALDMGVGVVGGIPHFERTMAAGAESLRDLCEIAAARGLCVDIHCDETDDPMSRHIETLAAETLRLGLGGRVVGSHLTSMHSMDNYYVSKLLPLIAEAGIAAVPNPLINIVLQGRHDSFPKRRGLTRVREMQAAGIAVGWGQDCVLDPWYSLGTADMLDVAFMGMHVAQMTHPEEMARCFTMVTETNAAILGLGDYGLRKGALASLVVLDAATPVDALRLRPARLAVVSKGRVIAESARGDAALALPGRPASVRRRAPRL; encoded by the coding sequence ATGCTCGATCTGCTGGTGCGCGGCGGCACGCTGCCCGATGGGCGGGTGGCCGATATCGCCATTCAGGGCGACCGGATCGTCGAGATCGCGCCGCGGATCGAGGCCGAGGCGGTCCGGGTGATCGAGGCGGCGGGCGATCTCGTCAGCCCGCCCTTCGTCGACCCGCATTTCCACCTCGATGCGACGCTGAGCTACGGGCTGCCGCGGGTCAACGCCTCGGGCACGCTTCTCGAGGGGATCTCGCTTTGGGGCGAGCTGCGCGATCTGGCCACGGTCGAGGAGATGGTGGCGCGGGCGCTCGCCTATTGCGACTGGGCGGCCTCGATGGGGCTTTTGGCGATCCGCAGCCATGTCGACACCACGCCCGATCATCTCAACACCGTCGCCGCGATGCTCGAGGTGCGCGAGAAGGTCAAGGATTACATCGACTTGCAGCTCGTGGCCTTTCCGCAAGACGGGCTGTACCGGGCGCCGAACGGGCGGGCGAACCTGTTGCGCGCGCTCGATATGGGGGTCGGGGTGGTCGGCGGTATCCCGCATTTCGAGCGCACCATGGCGGCGGGCGCCGAGAGCCTGCGCGATCTGTGCGAGATCGCGGCGGCGCGGGGGCTTTGCGTCGATATCCATTGCGACGAGACCGATGACCCGATGAGCCGCCATATCGAGACGCTGGCGGCCGAGACGCTGCGGCTCGGGCTCGGCGGGCGGGTGGTCGGCTCGCATCTGACCTCGATGCATTCGATGGACAATTATTATGTCTCGAAGCTCTTGCCGCTGATCGCCGAGGCGGGGATTGCGGCGGTGCCGAACCCGTTGATCAACATCGTCTTGCAGGGCCGGCACGACAGTTTCCCCAAGCGGCGCGGGCTGACGCGGGTGCGCGAGATGCAGGCGGCGGGGATCGCGGTCGGCTGGGGGCAGGATTGCGTGCTCGACCCGTGGTACAGCCTCGGCACGGCCGATATGCTCGATGTGGCCTTCATGGGGATGCATGTCGCGCAGATGACCCATCCCGAGGAGATGGCGCGCTGTTTCACCATGGTGACCGAGACCAATGCGGCGATCCTCGGGCTTGGCGATTACGGGCTGCGCAAGGGGGCTTTGGCCTCGCTCGTGGTGCTTGATGCGGCGACGCCGGTCGATGCGCTGCGGCTGCGGCCGGCGCGGCTCGCGGTCGTCTCGAAGGGGCGGGTGATTGCCGAGAGCGCGCGCGGCGATGCGGCGCTTGCGCTGCCCGGGCGGCCGGCTTCGGTGCGCCGGCGCGCGCCGCGGCTCTGA